The following proteins come from a genomic window of Nitrosopumilus sp.:
- a CDS encoding lyase codes for MAFLVGLAVTISLLDESAETQNEIQEPKITTTGTPADKYSISEREQHCGSSDAKTNHYIKEFKIPTPCTQPLSIITDSKGNVWFTETNTGNIAMFDPESEEFTEYPNNMWSLDGASMMWGIAYTEDDEIWFTDEQYGALWKFSIPEEKYTKFEIQGKTKKSFPQKIGYYNNNFIINDFTGRQIVILDHQKLDEGQFSNSTISIPDGFFTSQAVVDDDGNMWFVIWKYQKEIILVKTNSDTQEVEQYSLPKSIQAPNGVSIGHMGNIWIADTAGNSFYKFSPEDKKVVEFVTSKPSVLTYGNASGLIKTPITRPYWNAFDSEGNMWFNQQTGNRLAVFNPNSESLTEYDIPSKNPSWSDCGDLIDCGLSQSFGFTFKGEQVWFTEWVENNIGVLDTSITIPISLEIENDIISIKQGEQKEIFVTVIPRTNQSINLILSGNSNSELITISTKTESTNVSDQALQIPVTVSVDKNTHQGTYKILLGTQIPDVIVSTYATIKVI; via the coding sequence ATGGCATTTTTAGTAGGTTTAGCAGTTACAATTAGCTTACTTGATGAATCAGCAGAAACACAAAATGAGATTCAAGAGCCTAAAATAACAACAACTGGAACACCTGCTGACAAATATTCCATTAGCGAGAGAGAACAACATTGTGGAAGCTCAGATGCTAAAACAAATCACTACATCAAGGAATTTAAGATTCCCACACCTTGCACTCAACCGCTTTCTATAATTACAGATTCTAAAGGAAACGTTTGGTTTACAGAAACAAACACTGGAAATATTGCAATGTTTGATCCCGAGTCTGAAGAATTCACAGAATATCCAAACAACATGTGGTCATTAGATGGCGCATCTATGATGTGGGGAATTGCGTATACTGAAGATGATGAGATTTGGTTTACCGATGAACAGTACGGAGCATTGTGGAAGTTTAGTATTCCTGAAGAAAAGTACACAAAGTTTGAAATTCAAGGAAAAACAAAAAAATCTTTTCCTCAAAAAATTGGATATTATAATAATAATTTTATAATTAATGATTTTACAGGAAGGCAGATTGTTATTTTAGATCATCAAAAATTAGATGAAGGTCAATTTTCAAACTCTACAATTTCTATTCCCGATGGTTTCTTTACCAGTCAGGCAGTAGTTGATGATGATGGTAACATGTGGTTTGTCATATGGAAATATCAAAAAGAGATAATTCTTGTTAAAACAAACTCCGATACGCAAGAAGTTGAACAGTATTCACTTCCAAAGTCAATTCAAGCACCAAATGGGGTTTCTATTGGACATATGGGAAACATTTGGATTGCAGATACAGCAGGAAATTCATTTTACAAGTTTAGTCCAGAGGATAAAAAAGTGGTAGAATTTGTCACATCCAAACCATCAGTCTTGACCTATGGAAATGCTTCAGGATTAATTAAAACGCCGATTACACGTCCTTACTGGAATGCATTTGATTCAGAGGGAAACATGTGGTTTAATCAACAGACAGGAAACAGATTGGCAGTGTTTAATCCAAACTCTGAATCCCTAACAGAATATGATATTCCATCAAAAAATCCCAGTTGGTCTGATTGTGGGGATTTGATTGACTGTGGGTTATCTCAAAGTTTTGGATTTACTTTCAAGGGTGAACAAGTTTGGTTTACAGAATGGGTTGAAAACAATATTGGAGTATTAGATACAAGCATTACAATTCCAATTTCACTTGAGATAGAAAACGATATTATTTCAATAAAGCAAGGAGAACAAAAAGAAATCTTTGTTACAGTGATACCTCGGACAAATCAGAGCATAAATTTGATTTTATCTGGAAATTCAAATTCTGAATTAATCACAATTAGTACAAAAACAGAATCAACAAATGTTTCAGATCAAGCATTGCAAATACCTGTAACTGTTTCTGTTGATAAAAATACACATCAAGGAACATACAAAATTTTACTTGGAACTCAAATTCCAGATGTAATAGTATCTACATATGCAACAATCAAAGTAATTTGA
- a CDS encoding helix-turn-helix domain-containing protein, with the protein MASEINHCGYLGDKYAKLILKVTSAPKSVSEISNETGIPIGTVYRRLEILSNAGFLKVTGYVENGVKWKTYHNRPRRYNVTNPRISFLLDIIKKNPAISYRNIQKISGYPFGTLSNSLSNLEKDSRIIVKRSTRRTHYFPAHISSVEYPVLINLRKETAKKIIKFLAENQKGTYLDFRECTNKAPSTISITLTNLVEEKIIKRISGFKPHFELVDPMFVQNILRKISPSNIDKMKDRFADTFSYF; encoded by the coding sequence ATGGCGTCTGAAATTAACCATTGTGGTTATCTTGGTGACAAATATGCCAAACTAATACTAAAAGTTACATCTGCCCCAAAATCAGTATCTGAAATCAGCAATGAAACGGGCATTCCTATAGGTACAGTATACAGAAGATTGGAGATTCTTTCAAACGCCGGATTTTTGAAGGTCACAGGTTACGTTGAAAATGGAGTAAAGTGGAAAACTTACCATAACAGACCTAGGCGATACAATGTAACAAATCCAAGAATTTCATTCCTTTTAGATATAATTAAAAAAAACCCCGCCATCTCATACAGGAATATTCAAAAGATTTCAGGCTATCCCTTTGGTACTTTATCAAATTCTCTTTCTAATTTGGAAAAAGACTCTAGAATAATTGTAAAACGCTCTACTAGACGTACGCATTACTTTCCTGCTCACATTTCCTCTGTTGAGTATCCTGTATTAATTAACCTGAGAAAAGAAACCGCAAAAAAAATTATAAAATTTCTTGCGGAAAACCAAAAGGGAACATATTTGGACTTTAGAGAATGTACAAACAAAGCTCCCTCCACAATATCGATTACGCTGACTAATCTAGTTGAGGAGAAAATCATTAAAAGAATTTCAGGATTCAAACCTCATTTTGAGTTAGTAGATCCTATGTTTGTTCAAAATATTTTGAGGAAAATCTCACCAAGTAATATTGATAAAATGAAAGATAGATTTGCTGATACTTTTTCTTATTTCTAA
- a CDS encoding plastocyanin/azurin family copper-binding protein, with translation MMFLERIPRVFSRQLIIGLFTTVMFFVTLEQSYAEEFTVSIPFGAFNPELNTPAEVWYDPPEITVKVGDTVTWYNDDREGHTVTSGEGSGRFAWMNSKQLGVADGLFDSQRFMKDESWSYTFKKEGSFNYFCVIHPWMEGVVFVEPLIPDYPHDATGKKLEEFPLYKITPDQSVEINFSWEPTVIKTNEKVNFIYRFYDAVNDLPLRKMQYDISIIHNGKLVYEDKNIVAGAGGDYRQWVYDEAGVTIVKIQNIKPFGTVAEMGISFSEDDSGRLADFSTIVYENSEKKFSSKDIVQPKQTFQFYYEIAVAIISVPAIMLVVIILHMKNKGTKFADSKGERKSSPI, from the coding sequence ATGATGTTTCTTGAGAGAATTCCTAGAGTTTTTTCAAGACAACTCATCATTGGGTTGTTTACAACAGTCATGTTTTTTGTCACTTTAGAACAATCTTATGCTGAAGAATTTACTGTCAGTATTCCATTTGGGGCATTTAACCCTGAACTAAATACGCCTGCAGAAGTCTGGTATGATCCTCCAGAAATTACAGTAAAAGTTGGCGATACAGTTACTTGGTATAATGATGATAGAGAAGGGCATACTGTAACAAGTGGGGAAGGTTCAGGAAGATTTGCGTGGATGAATTCCAAACAGTTAGGAGTCGCAGATGGGCTTTTTGATAGCCAGAGATTCATGAAAGATGAATCATGGTCATATACTTTTAAAAAAGAAGGGTCGTTCAATTATTTTTGCGTGATTCATCCTTGGATGGAAGGAGTTGTTTTTGTTGAACCTCTGATACCTGATTATCCTCATGATGCCACAGGGAAAAAACTTGAAGAATTTCCCCTTTACAAAATAACTCCTGATCAGTCAGTTGAAATTAATTTCTCATGGGAACCAACTGTAATCAAAACAAATGAAAAAGTAAATTTCATTTATCGATTTTATGATGCTGTAAATGATCTTCCTTTAAGAAAAATGCAATATGATATTTCTATAATTCATAACGGTAAATTAGTTTATGAAGACAAAAATATTGTAGCAGGAGCTGGTGGAGATTATCGTCAATGGGTTTACGATGAAGCTGGTGTCACCATTGTGAAAATTCAAAACATCAAACCTTTTGGAACTGTAGCTGAAATGGGAATTTCTTTTTCAGAGGATGACTCAGGACGATTAGCAGATTTTAGCACAATAGTTTATGAAAATTCTGAAAAAAAATTTTCTTCAAAGGACATAGTTCAACCTAAACAAACCTTCCAATTTTACTATGAAATTGCAGTTGCGATAATTTCCGTGCCTGCAATTATGTTAGTAGTTATAATACTACATATGAAAAACAAAGGAACAAAATTCGCAGACAGTAAGGGAGAAAGGAAATCTAGTCCTATCTAA
- a CDS encoding peptidase, with amino-acid sequence MRVVEFSIIFLLVSLGFSTLVYGHGLGGETHPPVSLDGRDVTLSIDISPSIFDKDDPERYITINLSESKNQAVVEHVTFALEMSKDGEEIFRRIFHDDFGNLIIKVINDDSDEIKIKGDKSPAIEAWMKTATEPVTMTGNIFNSGGLYEYKIEILTADSDFNFLDKRLELVGAVSLAEYNTYEVFDSEQETNQVTVISYFDTIENFEYGSEEITFSMPFDWNQDFEQLSVVHQEVRISEGLSEFLHTKYEARVNGVPLLDTSVTIDDYSDDGRTIHIVLNREELKQIREQAMELSSSEMFFEIGQSKEYGLPLEAVTPDLRYRVNLYWEPEIIYADENTTFFLKSNELFTDKSEKNIQYNLEMLHNGNVIFKDQISGTVNAQKPDEFQFKFSPEHVGTVTLNMFDIEGNSLSDVSFLVVVKPQDVAKFPIKLESISESNPYNSKYAVDLTWFPNVLELGESEFIMTFTEKDTGKPLRDVTFDFVLVKNGTEIHRKSGVAVAGGTFENFVFVEKEAGNLTLRIEKIAGTDEYVEIQIHVTPEFPLEFLLVIGISIIFIIMLTKTKFLKTLQIQTQVSQGI; translated from the coding sequence ATGAGAGTTGTTGAATTTTCAATAATTTTCTTACTTGTAAGTTTAGGCTTTTCAACATTGGTATATGGGCATGGCTTAGGTGGGGAAACTCATCCACCAGTAAGTTTGGATGGACGTGACGTTACCTTATCAATAGATATCTCTCCATCAATATTTGACAAAGATGATCCTGAAAGATACATCACCATTAATCTAAGTGAGTCAAAAAATCAGGCAGTAGTAGAACATGTTACCTTTGCACTTGAGATGTCAAAGGATGGTGAGGAAATTTTTAGAAGAATATTTCATGATGATTTTGGAAATTTAATTATCAAAGTAATTAATGATGATTCTGATGAAATTAAGATTAAAGGTGATAAATCCCCCGCAATAGAAGCATGGATGAAGACGGCTACAGAACCTGTAACCATGACTGGAAATATTTTCAATTCTGGTGGTCTTTACGAGTATAAGATAGAGATTCTAACTGCAGATTCTGATTTTAATTTTCTTGATAAACGCCTTGAGTTAGTAGGTGCAGTTAGTCTTGCAGAGTATAATACCTACGAGGTATTTGATTCTGAGCAAGAAACCAATCAAGTGACTGTTATTTCTTATTTTGATACAATCGAGAATTTTGAATACGGTTCAGAGGAAATTACATTTTCTATGCCTTTTGACTGGAATCAAGACTTTGAGCAACTCAGTGTAGTGCATCAGGAAGTTAGGATTTCAGAAGGGCTTTCAGAATTTCTTCATACAAAGTATGAGGCAAGAGTAAATGGTGTGCCCCTTTTGGATACTTCAGTTACTATTGATGACTATTCAGATGATGGAAGAACCATTCACATTGTATTGAATAGAGAAGAATTAAAACAGATCAGAGAACAGGCAATGGAACTTTCTAGCTCAGAGATGTTTTTTGAGATAGGTCAAAGTAAGGAATACGGCTTGCCTTTGGAAGCCGTTACTCCTGATCTAAGATACCGAGTAAACTTGTATTGGGAACCTGAGATTATTTACGCAGACGAAAACACTACTTTCTTTTTAAAATCTAATGAGTTATTCACTGACAAATCTGAAAAAAACATCCAATACAATTTAGAAATGCTACATAATGGTAATGTAATTTTCAAAGACCAAATATCAGGAACTGTAAATGCTCAAAAACCTGATGAATTTCAATTCAAATTTTCTCCTGAACACGTTGGAACCGTTACACTAAACATGTTTGATATTGAAGGAAACTCATTATCTGATGTCAGTTTTTTGGTAGTTGTTAAACCTCAGGATGTTGCAAAGTTTCCAATTAAATTAGAAAGTATTTCTGAATCAAACCCCTATAACAGCAAATATGCAGTAGATCTTACTTGGTTTCCAAACGTATTGGAATTAGGGGAATCTGAATTCATTATGACGTTTACAGAAAAAGATACTGGTAAACCCCTAAGAGATGTCACTTTTGATTTTGTACTGGTAAAAAATGGCACCGAGATACATCGCAAATCAGGCGTGGCAGTTGCGGGTGGAACCTTTGAGAATTTTGTATTTGTTGAAAAAGAAGCAGGAAATCTTACTCTGAGGATTGAAAAAATTGCAGGTACGGATGAGTACGTTGAGATCCAAATTCATGTTACTCCTGAATTTCCATTAGAATTTTTGTTAGTGATTGGAATATCTATAATTTTTATAATTATGCTAACCAAAACAAAATTTCTCAAAACTCTTCAAATTCAAACGCAAGTTAGTCAAGGAATATGA
- a CDS encoding cation transporter, with translation MPDDDDLPKDLAHITPAYKRALWIVVLINVGYGIAEMIGGFLADSQALKADALDSLGDGSITFLGLLAIGWGLKLRARSALLQGIFLGAMGIGVLGYTIYRTQVLHTPEAGLMGVFGIGALLINVIAVIILLPHRKGDANVRAVWLFSRNDALGNILVIVGAGFVFLTGTSYPDLIVAGIIASLFLQSSFSIIKDARNDLKQSKST, from the coding sequence ATGCCTGACGATGATGATTTACCAAAAGATCTAGCTCATATCACTCCTGCATACAAACGCGCTTTATGGATTGTAGTTTTGATCAATGTAGGTTATGGAATTGCCGAGATGATTGGTGGATTCCTTGCAGATTCACAAGCACTCAAAGCAGATGCACTTGATTCTCTTGGTGATGGCTCTATCACATTCTTAGGCTTGCTTGCAATAGGATGGGGTCTTAAACTACGAGCTCGCTCAGCTCTATTACAAGGAATATTTCTTGGTGCAATGGGGATTGGCGTTCTTGGTTATACCATTTATCGTACACAAGTCTTGCATACCCCTGAAGCTGGGCTGATGGGAGTTTTTGGTATTGGTGCACTATTGATCAATGTTATTGCAGTTATCATATTGCTTCCACATCGCAAAGGTGATGCTAACGTTCGTGCAGTATGGCTCTTTAGTCGCAATGATGCACTTGGTAATATTTTGGTGATAGTTGGTGCAGGTTTTGTGTTTTTGACAGGGACATCATACCCTGACCTTATAGTAGCTGGAATAATTGCAAGTCTCTTTTTGCAATCATCGTTCTCAATTATTAAAGACGCGAGAAATGATCTAAAACAATCCAAATCTACGTGA
- a CDS encoding helix-turn-helix domain-containing protein has product MKRRSNVALFCPLQGTIDIIGKKWALLVIYEIGNHRTIRFNELKNELLGITSKSLVNTLEGLQDSKLISKESFRETPPRVEYSLTKDGKGLYDIIIPLIRWSALRKGATIKECSCKHKPKNLGV; this is encoded by the coding sequence ATGAAACGTCGCTCAAATGTTGCATTATTTTGTCCTCTACAAGGAACTATTGATATTATTGGAAAAAAATGGGCATTACTTGTAATTTATGAAATTGGGAATCACAGAACAATAAGATTCAATGAATTAAAAAATGAACTTTTGGGAATTACATCAAAATCATTAGTCAACACACTTGAAGGTCTGCAAGACAGTAAATTAATTTCAAAAGAATCCTTCAGAGAAACTCCCCCACGAGTAGAGTACAGTCTAACCAAAGATGGTAAAGGATTGTATGACATTATAATTCCACTTATTAGGTGGTCTGCATTAAGAAAAGGGGCTACCATCAAGGAATGTTCTTGTAAACATAAACCAAAGAATTTAGGTGTATAA
- a CDS encoding plastocyanin/azurin family copper-binding protein: protein MKSLFFTVGIGVSLLFVGFLGGYVISEQNSLMNMMSMSSFGNNLNSKSIHMGMNMFMPNQLHIESNTTISWQTHDMGTHNVSGIFKTDLGNEITILSGDIGHMQTWSYTFEESGVFEYTCGYHENEGMKGEIIIV, encoded by the coding sequence ATGAAATCACTTTTTTTTACAGTAGGTATTGGTGTAAGTTTACTTTTTGTAGGGTTTTTGGGAGGGTATGTCATATCCGAACAAAACTCCTTAATGAATATGATGAGCATGTCAAGTTTTGGAAATAATCTTAATTCAAAGTCAATTCATATGGGAATGAACATGTTTATGCCAAACCAATTACACATAGAATCCAATACAACAATCTCTTGGCAAACCCATGACATGGGAACACATAATGTTTCAGGTATTTTTAAAACAGATTTGGGAAATGAAATTACCATACTAAGTGGAGACATAGGTCACATGCAAACATGGAGTTATACATTTGAAGAATCAGGTGTTTTTGAATACACATGTGGTTATCACGAAAATGAAGGAATGAAAGGAGAAATCATAATTGTATAA